One Mus caroli chromosome 6, CAROLI_EIJ_v1.1, whole genome shotgun sequence genomic window, GCTCCTGGTGTAATCCCGATTTTGGTATGTCATAACTATACCGCAGCCTtactttccattaaaaaaaaaaaaaaaagactacataaaaaaaatccaagtacTATGTGGACCAAGAGATGCAGACATAGTCAAAATTAAGAAATACGTTCCCAGAAGCGAATGGTTTCCACCttgttctgatttttaattaGACGCCACCTAACACTTCTACAAATTAAATGTGCAATAGGTAAGAGCTATATACACACCTCTCTATATGTATTTCTGTCACATTGCACATGAGCGATTTTACGAGTTTCTTGAGAGCTGTGATCCAGGCTTGGAGGGATCTCAGGCCAGGCGGGCTTCTCTACGTTGGTGCCCTGAAGGCTCTAGGCGCGTCCAGCTTGGACGGGAGCCGCCTACCCTGGGTCTCATCTGAGCTGGGGCTGCTAGGACACCAGCCGGGAGCCcgctgctccccccacccccacccccacccccattcccctcaCTCTTGTCGCCTGGGAGGTGACACCCTCAGGAGTCGAATTACAGCCCCACAATTAACATATGAATTTCCAGAACTGACTAGAGGGAcaagggggatttttttttttttttttccagagccaGAGCTGAACTCCTCGGCACACAGTAACTTTTCACTGGGTGTAAAAACTCTTTGATTGGCTCCTCGCACGCGCCTGCCCGCCCCCTTCTTTGACTGGGCAGACACGCGACTGGCGCAAggagggggctgggaggggaGCCGGGGGAGATACACTGGCGCGTGCCGCTTTTTAAAGGGGCGCAGCGCCTTCAGCAACCGGAGAAGCTAAGTTGCACGCGACCTGGTGTGCGATCTCCGAGTGAGAGGGGGAGggtcagaggaggaaggaaaaaaaaaaatcagaccttGCAGAAGAGACTaggaaggtttttgttgttgttgttcgggGCTTTTCCCCTTCGTTGAACTGGGTTGCCAGCACCTCCTCTAAACACGGCACCTCCGAGCCATTGCAGTGCGATGTCCCGCCTGCTGCATGCAGAAGAGTGGGCTGAGGTAAAAGAGTTGGGGGACCACCATCGCCATCCCCAGCCGCACCACGTCCCGCCGCTGACGCCACAGCCACCTGCTACCCTGCAGGCGAGAGACCATCCCGTCTACCCTGCAGAACTGTCCCTCCTGGATAGCACCGACCCACGCGCCTGGCTGACTCCCACTTTGCAGGGCCTCTGCACGGCACGCGCCGCCCAGTATCTGCTGCATTCTCCCGAGCTGGGTGCCTCCGAGGCCGCGGCGCCCCGGGACGAGGCTGACAGCCAGGGTGAGCTGGTAAGGAGAAGCGGCTGTGGCGGCCTCAGCAAGAGCCCCGGGCCCGTCAAAGTGCGGGAACAGCTGTGCAAGCTGAAGGGCGGGGTTGTAGTGGACGAGCTTGGCTGCAGCCGCCAGCGAGCCCCTTCCAGCAAACAGGTGAATGGGGTACAGAAGCAAAGGCGGCTGGCAGCAAACGCAAGGGAACGGCGCAGGATGCACGGGCTGAACCACGCCTTCGACCAGCTGCGCAACGTTATCCCGTCCTTCAACAACGACAAGAAGCTGTCCAAATACGAGACCCTACAGATGGCCCAGATCTACATCAATGCTCTGTCGGAGTTGCTGCAGACTCCCAGTGTCGGAGAGCAGCCACCGCCGCCCGCAGCTTCCTGCAAAAATGACCACCATCACCTTCGCACCGCCTCCTCCTATGAAGGAGGTGCGGGCGCCTCTGCGGTAGCTGGGGCTCAGCCAGCCCCGGGAGGGGGCCCGAGACCTACCCCGCCCGGGCCTTGCCGGACTCGCTTCTCAGGCCCAGCTTCCTCTGGGGGTTACTCGGTGCAGCTGGACGCTTTACACTTCCCAGCCTTCGAGGACAGGGCCCTAACAGCAATGATGGCACAGAAGGACCTGTCGCCTTCGCTCCCCGGGGGCATCCTGCAGCCTGTACAGGAGGACAGCAGCAAAACATCTCCCAGGTCCCACAGAAGTGACGGAGAGTTTTCCCCCCACTCTCATTACAGTGACTCTGATGAGGCCAGTTAGGAAGGTAACAGCTCCCTGAAAACTGAGACCACCAAATGCCCTTCCTAGCGCGCAGGAAGCCCCGTGACAAATATCCCTGCACCCTTTAATTTTTGGTCTGTGGTGATCGTTGTTAGCAATGACTTAACTTCTTCGGACGGCTGCGGCTCTTCCAATCCCCTTCCTCctaccttctccttcctctgtatGTAGATACTGTATCATTATATGTACCTTTACGTGGCATCCTTTCATGGTCCATGCTGCCAATATGCTGCTAAAATGTATCTATGCCTCTGGTCTGGGTTTCACTTATTATATACCTTGGGCGTTCATCCCTGTGTGTTGCGCTCACTCACAAATAAGGGAGTTAGTCAATGAAGCTGTTTCCCAACTGCTTGAGACCCGCATTGGGTGCTTTACTGAACACGGACTATTGAGTTGTTAAAATACAGGGGCAGATAAGAGTACCTGTAGAGCTTAGACACCAAGTGTGTCTAGCAGTGTGTCTAGCAGACCCAGAACACACGCACTTCATCACTGGCTGCTGCGCCGCCTTGAAGAAACTCAACTGCCAATGCAGATCAACTTTTGATTTTAAAACCAGCCACTCATAATCATTAAACTCTTTGCAAATGTTTGgttttgcaaatgaaaattaaaaaaaaaaaaccacgtaGTGTCAAAGGCATTTGGtcagttttattttgctttgttaacattagaaaagttatttattattgtgtatttGGACCCATTTCTActtaactgcttttttttttacattttctactcgagatcattttattttgatttagcAAATCCAGTTGCCAttgctttatgtatgtatgctcttttacaaatgataaaataaactcggaagaaaagaaaaaaccctttTCGTTGTCACGTGTTCTAGTccagtaaaacattaaaaataagttgTAAGTGGTCTTGTAGAAATGGTGTGATTTGCTGTTTTAAAGAATGTTGCAAATTTAGTATCCTACAGTAACATCGGCTACACGATAAATTGTGAGATGAAATGTACCCAGCTTTGCATTATGGTTTGCCTTTGGGTGGCCAGGATCGTTCAGTGTCCCTACTTCTAGAGTCAACAACctccaagagaagccagtgcccTCTGTCTCCATGGCTCTGATCCATGCTGGTTAATATCACTGAGATTCCctatttaccttaaaaaaaaaaaagatagctgaaAACTTTTCAGGTACACTGAACAGCTCATGATTTCTAGGGGAAGAGATCGCTACAAAAAGGGAAGCAGACAATGGAAAAGAACTTGATGGAAAAGATAGATTGGCAACCATTGTTTCAACAGTAAGAAGCTAGAAGCCTTTCCTAATGCTGACGGccattgaagttttttttttttttcttttcaaactcaaTTTCTTCCAACACAAAGCTAGTATTTGCCTTTAATTTTTTCCCCCAGAACAAACCAGTCAAGTACCTTCTAGGTCAGCTGCAGAAACTTAAGTGAGCTCTTACACTCATCCCAGGTGTCTATACGGGGATAGGAATCTATTCTGGGATCTCAGGATCAGAGGTCATAGGAGAGCTAATGCAGAATGTGTAGAGAGTAGAAATCGGAACTTTTACAATGCATCTGATTGGCTAATTTAGGTGTAGTAGTATTCATTAAACTCGAGTGTCCAGAATACTCTCTGAATTTGAGGGGTGAGCTATACGCAAATTCATTGTCTTCTTTGTTGTAACAAATGAGGGTACCCCCACAAAATAAGGGGTGTTAATTTGCTAGTTCTTGTATCCTACTCTGTCATCACCTTAGTATAAGGAATACTTCACAGATTGCAGCTGTAGAAAAAGCGCTGTCCCAGGAAGTGCAGGTTTTCCTCCATTGTGGAAGAATTGCAAAACTCTGCTGACCACTCAGGGTATGGTGACTTTCTGTGGAAGCGTTTCCCGGGAAGTTTAGCAGTTCTCTCAGCCAGCTCTCTGGGAGAAGTTCAGGGTGGCTAGGGACACTTTCCAGGAAAGGAACAATGCACCTGCCCTTAGATAACCCACTAAGACAAGCATTGGGGATCTTTATATTGCTGAAAagcataagaaaaacaaaaagccaaacaattGCTTTGgacacattttcatttctctcttaatAAGCAAGCCAGATAAAAACAGATGAGCAAGACCAGAGGACCAACTCTTATAtgcatatttcatattatttggcTTGGTGTGGTctttcctatgtgtgtgtatcagggtGGGGATGTtggatggtattttttttttttgtacatgctggaaaaatgagaaaggaaagggtggggggaacccttttcctcccaaagaaatcaaccaaaaatttaaaatcacCCACTTTGTGTTAACCAACCAGGAAAAAGGTTTCTTCAACATCATTTTGGTTGACTCtgagaaaatagaaagaacacagGTGACACCCTTCTTCATATCATTTTATAGATAGTGAAATGGCCGCTAATCACACAGTCAGAAAATACCAATGTCCGTGGCTGCACTTGATGTTCCTTATCACCAGATCAGGGAGCCTGCCATAGATTTCTTCTTCAGCAAAATGAATGGTTGGGAGTTGTGTCTGTCTAAGGTCCAGATGGATGTTTGCTGCCGCGGTGAGAACTTCCACTTCACCTCTCTGAATGAGCAAGTCCTGTTCGCCCCTTCTCAGAATAGAAACAATCATACCAGAATTTCAAACTTTAATTCTATTTCAAATTGATGGAAAGGCAACGGGAAATTCTTCTAGCTAATCCCGATGGGAACAAAGTCAGATTATTTTGTGGCAAATTGTGTGTTCAATGTTCAAATTAAAACCTTAACCTCTTTTCTTCatcccatttctttccttttcttctctctctctctctctctctctctctctctctctctctctctctctctctctctctttcttttaatgctGGCATTTCTTTGAAAGAGATCCACTCCAAGGTCCGGCAATGAAGTTTGCATAACAAACGTTTGGCAGCTCCCTCTCTCACACCCCATTAACAAGCTGTAACATATAGCTGCAGGTTGCTATAATCTCATTAATATTTTGGAAACTTGAATATTGAGTATTTCTGAGCGCTCATTCCCCATATGCCAGACCACTCCTGCCATGCTGACTGGttcctttctttccattattAGCAATTAGCTTCTACCTTCCAAAGTCAGATCCAAGTATCTAAGATACTACCAAAGGCATCAACTATGTATGCAAGTTAGGCATGCTTAATatcacccaaacaaacaaagagtcaGCACTTCTTAAAGTAATGAAGATAGATAAATCGGGTTAGTTCTTTGGGACACCGCTGTTGTTTTCCAGAGTTTTTCTATACTTTAAGCAGCTTGTTTTATATTCTGTCTTTGCCCTCAGCCagctaacatttttatttgttgaagGTTTTGGCTCACCACACTTTTGGAAACTTATTTGATTTCACGGGGAGCTGAAGGAAGATTGTTTTTGGCAACAGGCAAGTTTAACACGTTCTTCATGGGGCATTGCAAATGGCACATCTaccagaaagggagggggagtaACTTCCTCACGCTGAACCAGCAGGAGACCAGAGCTTTCCTGAGGTCTTcctattgattttaaagatttaaaactgAGCATCGAAGTTGTAATTTTATTGAAGTTTGTCTTGGAATATAACTCTCCTCTGCTAACTTAAAAgttcaagaaaggaaaggaacaaccTAGACAGAGTGCTTGCTTGTGAGAGGTGAAGATCGCGGGCAAAGACAGGTGGTCGCAGAAACGTTTGCAGTTCTTTTCTTGAGAAGGCTTAGGACACAGGGTAAGGAGGAGCTAAAATAAAGCCGAGTGTACGTTTAGTCTTCTCTGCACCCCAGGCCTAGTGTCTTCCCCAGGCAAGGAGTCACCCCCTTTGCTTCTGGCTCCTAACTGAAAAAGGCAAAAGGGAGTGGAGAATGGGTTAAATCCCAGGACacaggggagaggcaggggaggagagaagtCGGAGGAAGATAAAGGAAAGGACAGGAACCAAGAAGCGTGGGGGTAGTTTGCCGTAATGTGAGTGTTTCTTAATTAGAGAGCGGCTGACAATAGAGGGGCTGGCAGAGGCTCCTGGCCCCGGTGCGGAGCGTCTGGAGCGGAGCACGCGCTGTCAGCTGGTGAGCGCACTCGCTTTCAGGCCGCTCCCCGGGGAGCTGAGCGGCCACATTTAACACCGTCGTCACCCTCCCCGGCCTCCTCAACCTCGGCCTCCTCCTCGTAGACAGCCTTGCTCGGCCCCCCACCGGCAGAGTTTACTGAAGCCAGAGCCTCTCGCCGCTCCCCCGCACTCGCCCGGGCCCCTCTGGTCCCCAGCTGCGCAGCGGGAGCCGCCACTGCCCACTGCACCTCCCGGCAACTAACAACCCCGCCAGAAAAGGAGCTTGCTTAAGCCAGAGTCAAGCAAAGCCTAGGGGAGGGGATGAGGGCGGCGACGGCAGCGGGAGAGCGCCGGGGCTCCGGCACCTGAAGCAGTGAACCTCCAAGGATCAGGAAGCCAGCGCATCCCGCGCGGGTGGGGACCAGAAGCGCTCCCTAACAGACGCCTGGCATAGAGCTCCGCCTGCTTGGAGATCCAGTCTCCTTTCCActtcaagacaggatttcctcGGTCTGCGCTATTCtcaatcactttaaaaatatggttAATATTCCGAGTTTAAAGACCAAAGTTTGCGGATGCTGTCATCCACTTGTCAATCACACGCCCCTCAGTCCATCTCTCCTTTGATTTTTAAGAAGAATGAAGGGCACACGGATTTTAGGTCCCTCTACATCATCCAGGGTCAGCTCTGCCTCTTTTGGTCCCAAACAAATCGGTCTTCTGTGTCAAACCTCTAAAGAGGCAGGGCCCACTCTTACAAGTTCGCTCGTTGCACCAAGCCTAGAAGGCAGACCTATATATTACCAAAGGAAAGTACGGAATCTCTTTCAAAACCACGATTCTGATTGTAGAGGGAAGGTATCTGATGAAGGAGGCTAGAAGTCCTGTCTGAGTTGCTGTCCTGGGAACCAGCCCATCCCCTTCCTCTTGAGGGTTGTGGGTGGGGGATCACTGCTTGTTTGGGGCCTGTAGAAAGGCCAGAGCTGGCCCAACTTCCTGCCCTCTACCTACTCTTGGAACTCTAGGATTAGGAGAGCTTCTCCATTCCCTAGGCCCCATCTGACCCAGCAATTAAGGAGCAGACATCATTCTTTGTGTTTTAGGAGAGATCTGGGTCCTAACTGTCATGGCAGGTCTATTCTTTTTCCAAGATGGCAGATGTTTCAGAAAACCAGCTAGCAGatgtttttttcctgaaaaaaaaaaaaaattttttttttaacccaagaCACATTGACTCAATAGGTGGGGGAAATAACTTGAGTCTGCATTTCCTGGTTCCTGTAGTGAATCGGACACAATCAGACAACTCCTAGAGCACAGACAATCCAGTCTTCAATGGACTCCTTTGACTTGCCTATTTATGACCTGAGCCTAAAAGTTTCCCCTTACCCTATTTACACTTGTTAGTGTCCCCCTACCCACCCCAAAGTGAGAAGCAACCTGGCTTCTTGGATCTCAGGGCTTGGCCTAGCTTTGTGGTTTTCGGGTTATGGGGGCTGGGGCAAGTGTATGCAGGGGTGGTCAGGAGCATAGAGGCATTATTGGTACAGGAGCTACAAAGCACTCGTTCAGCTCTTCACTAACACAAGAGGAATAGGAGAAGGAAGCTAAAGTCATAATCATGGTGCTTGTAAAAGCAAGGAATAAGAGTTTGCTCAGGCTAAACAAACTAAGAGATGAGCAGATCTGTGAGTCAGGGTTACCAGGAAGTCCTCAGCTTAAATAGGTAAACTAAGGTCCCATTGCTTTGTAATAATTACAGTCAGGACATAGAGTCATCCACGTAGATGGGAGGATTAGCCACTATGATAAGTGAGGATACAGTCCCTTGTGTTGACAATGGTAATCAGAAAACACGCAGAGCGCCAGTCTTAATAAAAGGCTAGTGTCTAAGGAAACTGCAATTTGCTTTGGTGATTAGATCTTCTACTTCTAGACCTGAGCAACTGTTTCTTAAGCATGCTTCttctctacttcctcttctctttcaggtTTGGAAGACTTTAGAATTGGACAATACTCTCAGAACAAACAAGGAAACGTTTTAGCCTTTAGGGAAGGCTGGTATGAGTAGACATTTTCTGTCAGCCATCAGACTGTTTCATTTGCTGATTTGTATGGTCCCAACATATATGCTTCATTGCTTCCTTCCAAGAGAGTTGAGATTTTGAGTGGCTTGAAACCAGTAAAGCCAGCCTTCAGACATCAACCTCAGGCCCAATTGCTTCCATTTGAGCTGAAGAataattcatcttttctttcatgaTATGTTTGTTCCAGAGAAATATAATGCCCTCTTTGGGGTTAGCAATGGAATTATCCCTTCCCACTTGATAGACTTAAGGGCACACTGGTTAGGGTAAATTTCCTTTAAAGTTGTATCTTTGCTCCATTCCTTTGACTGACACTGGATATAATTGCTTCTTATGATATTTTGAAATCCATGTTTTACTTCTATAAAAACTGTTTTGACATCTAAAAAACagcatataaaataagaaatgaggtCAATGTGCTGAACAACTGACCATGAGGTATCCAGCCCCGACTGACACATGGACAACACAACCTTTTCTGCTTAGGGAACATTTCAAAACTGGGggtgggaagattgtaagagccagataaCCAGGAAGCTAGTttcaagattttgttttctttatataacagggaagctacacccataaagtcacAGCAACCTTGATCCTTAAGCAAGACATGAACAAAGATACCAATGGACATGCCTAAGTAGACTGAGAGAAATCTCATGGGATATCTATCACCCCTAAATAAAAAGCTACAGGCATTCAATAACTGCTGCCCAAAGGAGAATTAACCTTTCCTTGGAATTCACCCCAAACTGATTTTCCAATACCAAGTGGCCAGTCCTTAAAACAACAACATTAAATAtaacatacaagcaacattaaatggactcagcaggttgtactTATATGctaattcatttatatatgtatataagagtaatgacttaaagaaaaagagatcatAAATCTGAAAGGGAGGGAAAAATAGGCAGGgttagaggaaggagaaagagaaatgtaagaacagtatatatacacaaaattttaaaataaatttaagtaatgGAAAAGAACATGATGAGATATAATATGATGAAGGTAATGGCCCCAAGGCATACCATTTCCAAAACCGTTGCCCATCTACACGTGGGAGGGATAATAAGAAAAATGGGCTGTAAACCTTGATGTTTCTCTTGGAAGAAGAAGTGACTTTGCCTGCTACATTTGTAGCTGCGGGTTTATTCAGTGATAACatgcatttttcatttccttggttATCTGAGCTATTGGCTTTTTCCCTTCACCTATTCTGCAAATGAACAGTCACCATTGTCTTGGTATTTCTTTGTTCCAAAAGTTCTCCATTTTGTACTACCTCTAGTGGTTGGGTTAGAATAACCCACTAATTTGGATACTTTCATTGTGGGAGcacagtgctgagatgaaagcatTTGAAAGCAGCTTCTACTTCTGAACAAGTTGCAAGCAGCTGCCTAAGCCTTAGGATCAGGGCATCAGAGTAAGATGTCTTCCTATGGGGCAGTTGCCCTGCACCCACCTTCTTTCCTGCACAGTGGACAGCTCTTCGGGATTTAATTTCATGCCTTTCTGAATTCACACAGATCCCCAGGCTTTCCAGCATCATGGCACCACACCAGTTCCTTGCCTAACAGGGCTCACACTATTGTATGACCTCTTGATAGCTTCTGATTctaggggttggagggaggacgAGGATGAGGATAAGCTATTTTCAATTCGGCTttaatttgaaaacagaaaattctcagagggtgttttttttgcttgtttgttttccagaacaTTACTTTCCCAATAGTTTCTgaagtgtatttctttttatcCTCTACCACATCTATTGTTGGatagaagaatgtggatttgccTAGAGCAATGGCATTGGATTTGGTTCAGTGTTCTCTGCTATGCTGTGTACCCTATGTTATCAAGTTGGTCTGAGAgctagaggaaggggaaagaggaacccCTACTCAGCCAGAAGTGCtccttggggagggagggagggagggagggagggag contains:
- the Atoh1 gene encoding protein atonal homolog 1, giving the protein MSRLLHAEEWAEVKELGDHHRHPQPHHVPPLTPQPPATLQARDHPVYPAELSLLDSTDPRAWLTPTLQGLCTARAAQYLLHSPELGASEAAAPRDEADSQGELVRRSGCGGLSKSPGPVKVREQLCKLKGGVVVDELGCSRQRAPSSKQVNGVQKQRRLAANARERRRMHGLNHAFDQLRNVIPSFNNDKKLSKYETLQMAQIYINALSELLQTPSVGEQPPPPAASCKNDHHHLRTASSYEGGAGASAVAGAQPAPGGGPRPTPPGPCRTRFSGPASSGGYSVQLDALHFPAFEDRALTAMMAQKDLSPSLPGGILQPVQEDSSKTSPRSHRSDGEFSPHSHYSDSDEAS